The following proteins come from a genomic window of Halomarina ordinaria:
- a CDS encoding helix-turn-helix domain-containing protein, whose protein sequence is MSVIAELRIPATAFELGRTLDVRSGTALELESVVPLGDSAVPFVWMYRVDDRTGAAERGSAVSRDDDCLEPVDVYDDRALYAVEWNLDTDDVFSAVRAEEGHVLRATAVPDRWTFKFRFPDHESLSAFRRHCRSERIPLEVLRVRSPETPGRPRFGLTDRQRETLSLAVQRGYYAIPRQCTTIELAETLGISDQAVTERLRRAIVALVEDTLGADERDGWRD, encoded by the coding sequence ATGAGCGTCATCGCGGAGCTCCGCATCCCCGCGACGGCCTTCGAACTGGGTCGGACGCTCGACGTGCGCTCGGGGACCGCCCTCGAACTCGAATCCGTCGTTCCACTCGGCGACAGTGCCGTTCCCTTCGTCTGGATGTACCGCGTCGACGACCGGACGGGCGCGGCCGAGCGGGGGAGCGCAGTCTCCCGCGACGACGACTGCCTCGAACCGGTCGACGTCTACGACGACCGGGCGCTCTACGCCGTCGAGTGGAACCTCGACACCGACGACGTCTTCAGCGCGGTCCGCGCCGAGGAGGGCCACGTCCTGCGCGCGACGGCGGTCCCCGACCGCTGGACGTTCAAGTTCCGGTTCCCCGACCACGAGTCGCTCTCGGCGTTCAGGCGTCACTGCCGGAGCGAGCGGATACCGCTGGAGGTGCTGCGCGTGCGCTCGCCGGAGACCCCCGGCCGCCCGCGGTTCGGCCTGACCGACCGCCAGCGCGAGACGCTCTCGCTCGCCGTCCAGCGGGGGTACTACGCCATCCCGCGACAGTGTACCACCATCGAACTCGCCGAGACGCTCGGCATCTCCGACCAGGCGGTCACCGAGCGCCTGCGGCGCGCCATCGTCGCGCTCGTCGAGGACACCCTCGGGGCCGACGAACGCGACGGGTGGCGTGACTGA
- a CDS encoding DNA primase, protein MDASHARYPFLDAAREAVGAAGVDLLSLVQEDHPAVDRGRERVERALVAGTVETDRRVTPRVEVLSYPVARVLVSLLEVPGAVEKYAAAEAATAYERLSEEFSGTRPGGATLALPDLLGEFGLDDEVREAADGYRVRVGTYLRLAPGGEGWALVRRDLASGTVGVTRAELHELLRRAVEERVAAGLPLDVPDPIASALDSTARDVERALSSRNYPRSFDADPTSEAFPPCIEHLLAAARDDDDLPAHSTFALVSFLARVGMSDEEIRALTGRDGEAFGYALERLASEGGTYAPPSCATMQALGDCVNPDDLCATISHPLEYYAEEL, encoded by the coding sequence ATGGACGCGTCGCACGCCCGCTACCCGTTTCTCGACGCCGCCCGCGAGGCCGTCGGCGCGGCGGGCGTCGACCTCCTCTCGCTCGTCCAGGAGGACCACCCCGCGGTCGACCGCGGCCGCGAGCGCGTCGAGCGCGCCCTCGTCGCGGGGACCGTCGAGACCGACCGCCGGGTCACCCCGCGCGTCGAGGTGCTCTCGTACCCCGTCGCGCGCGTCCTCGTCTCGCTGCTCGAGGTCCCCGGCGCCGTCGAGAAGTACGCCGCCGCCGAGGCGGCGACCGCCTACGAGCGCCTCTCCGAGGAGTTCTCCGGGACCCGCCCCGGCGGGGCGACGCTCGCGCTCCCCGACCTCCTCGGCGAGTTCGGCCTCGATGACGAGGTCAGGGAGGCGGCCGACGGCTACCGCGTGCGCGTCGGCACCTACCTCCGCCTCGCGCCCGGCGGCGAGGGGTGGGCGCTCGTGCGCCGCGACCTCGCGTCGGGGACCGTCGGCGTCACGCGCGCCGAACTCCACGAACTCCTCCGGCGGGCGGTCGAGGAACGGGTCGCCGCCGGCCTCCCGCTCGACGTCCCCGACCCCATCGCGTCGGCGCTCGACTCGACCGCCCGCGACGTCGAGCGCGCGCTGTCGAGTCGCAACTACCCGCGGTCGTTCGACGCCGACCCAACGAGCGAGGCGTTCCCGCCCTGTATCGAACACCTCCTCGCGGCCGCCCGCGACGACGATGACCTCCCGGCGCACTCCACGTTCGCGCTGGTGTCGTTCCTCGCGCGCGTCGGGATGAGCGACGAGGAGATACGTGCGCTGACCGGTCGCGACGGGGAGGCGTTCGGCTACGCCCTCGAACGCCTGGCGAGCGAGGGCGGGACCTACGCCCCGCCGAGTTGCGCGACGATGCAGGCGCTCGGCGACTGCGTGAATCCGGACGACCTCTGTGCGACCATCTCGCACCCGCTCGAGTACTACGCGGAGGAACTGTAA
- a CDS encoding DUF7472 family protein, with the protein MALEREALLEIAVSIVAVGLFIAVIVGIGVTYNGSTGLSNEGAIALIASIGGFVLVMSLVGYFLAGRTGR; encoded by the coding sequence ATGGCTCTCGAACGGGAGGCGTTGCTCGAAATCGCCGTCTCCATCGTCGCCGTCGGGCTGTTCATCGCCGTCATCGTCGGCATCGGCGTGACCTACAACGGGTCGACCGGCCTCTCGAACGAGGGCGCCATCGCGCTCATCGCCAGCATCGGCGGGTTCGTCCTCGTGATGTCGCTCGTCGGCTACTTCCTCGCCGGTCGGACCGGGCGATAA
- a CDS encoding SWIM zinc finger family protein, giving the protein MTPTEITPASPRTALAPDTRRLDPRAARAWTERMAVSVRGGGVYDVYSQSGHTYTVDLVDGVCSCPDNQYREERCKHIRRVALEITGGRVPAPGYRAVTCRGCGREAFVREERPALCDDCYLPPGTTVRDRETDALVVVVEPSDVPADESPVPLRQTTLDEVARDLPTVETTVADYPGNERYPADDPVVRVVYPFSGPADGEFEDLQRYSFPLSRLERVAPRERAPPALTV; this is encoded by the coding sequence ATGACGCCAACCGAAATCACACCAGCGTCACCGCGGACCGCACTCGCCCCCGACACCCGCCGACTCGACCCGAGAGCCGCGCGGGCGTGGACCGAGCGGATGGCCGTCAGCGTCCGTGGTGGCGGCGTCTACGACGTGTACAGCCAGAGCGGGCACACCTACACCGTCGACCTCGTCGACGGCGTCTGCTCGTGTCCCGACAACCAGTACCGCGAGGAGCGCTGCAAACACATCCGCCGAGTTGCACTCGAAATAACGGGGGGTCGCGTCCCTGCCCCGGGCTACCGCGCCGTCACCTGTCGCGGCTGTGGCCGGGAGGCGTTCGTCCGCGAGGAACGGCCCGCGCTCTGCGACGACTGCTACCTCCCGCCCGGCACGACCGTCCGCGACCGCGAGACCGACGCGCTCGTCGTCGTCGTCGAACCCTCGGACGTGCCGGCCGACGAGTCGCCCGTTCCGCTCCGACAGACCACCCTCGACGAGGTGGCGCGGGACCTGCCGACCGTCGAGACGACCGTCGCGGACTACCCCGGCAACGAGCGCTACCCGGCCGACGACCCCGTCGTCCGCGTCGTCTACCCGTTCTCGGGACCCGCCGACGGCGAGTTCGAGGACCTCCAGCGCTACTCGTTCCCGCTGTCGCGCCTCGAACGGGTCGCCCCGCGCGAGCGCGCCCCGCCGGCGCTCACGGTCTGA
- the hjc gene encoding Holliday junction resolvase Hjc, protein MSNSKGNRRERELVNLLDDRGFAVMRAPASGSATTRELPDVLAGNGDVFYAIEAKASAGRPIYLTGEEVEALVYFARNFGAKPRIAVRFDREDWYFFHPADLHVTDGGNYRVKKETALSEGTDVEELTGGPAQTRLVDGEE, encoded by the coding sequence ATGTCGAACTCGAAGGGGAACCGGCGCGAGCGCGAACTCGTCAACCTCCTCGACGACCGGGGCTTCGCCGTCATGCGCGCGCCCGCCAGCGGGAGCGCGACGACCCGCGAACTGCCCGACGTCCTCGCCGGCAACGGCGACGTGTTCTACGCCATCGAGGCGAAGGCGTCGGCGGGGCGGCCCATCTACCTCACCGGCGAGGAAGTCGAGGCGCTGGTCTACTTCGCGCGGAACTTCGGCGCGAAACCCCGCATCGCCGTCCGCTTCGACCGCGAGGACTGGTACTTCTTCCACCCCGCGGACCTCCACGTGACCGACGGCGGCAACTACCGCGTGAAGAAGGAGACGGCGCTCTCCGAGGGGACGGACGTCGAGGAACTCACGGGCGGACCGGCGCAGACCCGACTCGTGGACGGCGAGGAGTAG
- a CDS encoding adenosylhomocysteinase translates to MSYPCISEQLDDVEGAREEGRRKIDWARQHMPILAALREEFEDLRPFEGQRIAMAMHVEAKTAALTETLAAGGADVAITGCNPLSTHDDVSAALDANENITSYAKRGVDDEAYYEAIEATIDLDPTITVDDGGDLVFRIHEEHPDLVDGIIGGCEETTTGVHRLRAMDRDGALDYPVFAVNDTPMKRLFDNVHGTGESALANIAMTTNLSYAGKTVVVAGFGDCGRGVAKKAAGQNAHVVVTEVDPRRALEAHMEGYEVLPMVEAAEKGDVFITVTGNRDVVSREHFERMQDGVLLANAGHFDVEVNLDDLSDLAADVREVRDGVMEYELDDGRRLNVLAEGRLVNLAGPLGLGHPVEVMDQSFGVQAVCVRELVAAHSGGLRDRLAETLRERLGRADRLEAVGEDTYGPGLHAVPDALDREVATVKLDAEGIDIDDLSDEQTEYMDDWRHGT, encoded by the coding sequence ATGTCCTATCCGTGCATCAGCGAGCAACTCGACGACGTCGAGGGCGCTCGCGAGGAGGGCCGACGGAAGATCGATTGGGCGAGACAGCACATGCCCATCCTCGCGGCGCTCCGCGAGGAGTTCGAGGACCTGCGCCCCTTCGAGGGCCAGCGCATCGCCATGGCGATGCACGTCGAGGCGAAGACGGCCGCGCTGACGGAGACGCTCGCCGCCGGCGGCGCCGACGTCGCCATCACCGGCTGCAACCCGCTCTCGACGCACGACGACGTGAGCGCCGCCCTCGACGCCAACGAGAACATCACCTCCTACGCCAAGCGCGGTGTCGACGACGAGGCGTACTACGAGGCCATCGAGGCGACCATCGACCTCGACCCGACCATCACCGTCGACGACGGCGGCGACCTCGTCTTCCGTATCCACGAGGAACACCCCGACCTCGTCGACGGCATCATCGGCGGCTGTGAGGAGACGACCACGGGCGTCCACCGCCTGCGTGCGATGGACCGCGACGGCGCGCTCGACTACCCGGTGTTCGCCGTCAACGACACGCCGATGAAGCGACTGTTCGACAACGTCCACGGCACCGGCGAGTCCGCGCTGGCGAACATCGCCATGACGACCAACCTCTCGTACGCGGGCAAGACGGTCGTCGTCGCCGGCTTCGGCGACTGCGGACGCGGCGTCGCGAAGAAGGCCGCGGGGCAGAACGCCCACGTCGTCGTCACGGAGGTCGACCCCCGGCGCGCGCTGGAGGCGCACATGGAGGGCTACGAGGTCCTGCCGATGGTCGAGGCCGCCGAGAAGGGCGACGTGTTCATCACCGTCACGGGCAACCGCGACGTGGTGTCGCGCGAGCACTTCGAGCGGATGCAGGACGGCGTCCTGCTGGCCAACGCCGGCCACTTCGACGTCGAGGTGAACCTCGACGACCTCTCGGACCTCGCCGCGGACGTCCGGGAGGTCCGCGACGGCGTGATGGAGTACGAACTGGACGACGGCCGCCGTCTCAACGTGCTCGCGGAGGGCCGTCTCGTCAACCTCGCCGGGCCGCTCGGCCTCGGCCACCCCGTCGAGGTGATGGACCAGAGCTTCGGCGTGCAGGCGGTCTGCGTGCGCGAACTCGTGGCCGCCCACAGCGGCGGTCTGCGCGACCGCCTCGCGGAGACGCTCCGCGAACGCCTCGGGCGTGCCGACCGCCTCGAGGCGGTCGGCGAGGACACCTACGGTCCCGGCCTCCACGCGGTTCCCGACGCCCTCGACCGCGAGGTGGCCACCGTGAAACTCGACGCCGAGGGCATCGACATCGACGACCTCAGCGACGAGCAGACGGAGTACATGGACGACTGGCGCCACGGGACGTAA
- a CDS encoding amidohydrolase, with product MTTLGITDGRVLRPDLSVEEADVLVDREGGEVLDVGPDAGRDADERLDASGGLVVPGLVNAHTHAAMTLLRGYADDKPLESWLREDVWPAEAELTLDDIAAGTRLAALEMIRSGTTGFADMYFHVPRVAEVVETAGLRARLGHGVVTVGKDEAAAWADVEESLDVAETVRETSDRIETAFMPHSLTTVGEEYLREGVARARDLDVPVHIHANETRGEVDPLVEEHGVRPLEYAREVGLLEPEDFLAHGVHVDETEVELLAETGASVVHCPASNMKLASGMAPVQRLLDAGVGVGLGTDGAASNNDLSLLGELRDAAMLGKLAADDASAVAAPDAVRMATAGSADALSLPGGRIAPGEAADCIVVDLDAAHLTPVHDPVSHLAYAAAASDVRHTVCDGRVLMRDREVLTLDADAVRAEAADRARDLVTRAN from the coding sequence ATGACGACCCTCGGAATCACCGACGGCCGCGTCCTCCGACCCGACCTGTCCGTCGAGGAGGCGGACGTCCTCGTCGACCGGGAGGGGGGCGAGGTACTCGACGTCGGCCCCGACGCCGGCCGGGACGCCGACGAGCGGTTGGACGCGAGCGGCGGCCTCGTCGTCCCCGGCCTCGTCAACGCCCACACCCACGCCGCGATGACGCTCCTGCGGGGGTACGCCGACGACAAGCCCCTCGAGTCGTGGCTCCGCGAGGACGTCTGGCCAGCCGAGGCCGAACTGACGCTCGACGACATCGCCGCCGGCACCCGACTCGCCGCCCTCGAGATGATTCGCTCGGGGACGACTGGCTTCGCCGACATGTACTTCCACGTCCCCCGGGTGGCCGAGGTGGTCGAGACGGCGGGCCTGCGCGCGCGCCTCGGGCACGGCGTCGTCACCGTCGGGAAGGACGAGGCGGCGGCCTGGGCCGACGTCGAGGAGAGTCTCGACGTCGCCGAGACGGTCCGCGAGACCAGCGACCGCATCGAGACGGCGTTCATGCCCCACAGCCTCACCACCGTCGGCGAGGAGTACCTGCGCGAGGGCGTCGCGCGCGCTCGCGACCTCGACGTCCCGGTCCACATCCACGCCAACGAGACGCGCGGCGAGGTCGACCCACTCGTCGAGGAACACGGCGTGCGTCCCCTGGAGTACGCCCGCGAGGTCGGCCTCCTCGAACCCGAGGACTTCCTCGCCCACGGCGTCCACGTCGACGAGACCGAAGTCGAACTGCTGGCGGAGACCGGCGCGAGCGTGGTCCACTGCCCGGCGTCGAACATGAAACTCGCGAGCGGGATGGCGCCGGTCCAGCGCCTGCTCGACGCCGGCGTCGGCGTCGGCCTCGGGACCGACGGGGCGGCCTCGAACAACGACCTCAGCCTCCTCGGCGAACTGCGCGACGCGGCCATGCTCGGCAAACTCGCCGCGGACGACGCGAGCGCCGTCGCCGCGCCGGACGCCGTCCGGATGGCGACCGCCGGGAGCGCCGACGCCCTCTCCCTCCCGGGTGGACGCATCGCGCCCGGCGAGGCGGCCGACTGCATCGTCGTCGACCTCGACGCGGCCCACCTCACGCCGGTCCACGACCCCGTCAGCCACCTCGCCTACGCCGCCGCCGCGAGCGACGTCCGCCACACGGTCTGCGACGGGCGCGTCCTGATGCGCGACCGGGAGGTCCTGACGCTCGACGCCGACGCGGTCCGCGCCGAGGCCGCCGACCGCGCACGCGACCTCGTCACCCGCGCGAATTGA
- a CDS encoding DUF1059 domain-containing protein — protein sequence MAYQFDCAVDGCSFTAQGATESEVLNSIEDHTQREHPETDLDAQRVRNGIRTV from the coding sequence ATGGCCTACCAGTTCGACTGCGCCGTCGACGGCTGTTCGTTCACCGCGCAGGGAGCCACGGAGAGCGAGGTGCTGAACAGCATCGAGGACCACACGCAGCGCGAGCACCCCGAGACGGACCTCGACGCCCAGCGCGTCCGAAACGGTATCCGGACGGTCTGA
- the hisG gene encoding ATP phosphoribosyltransferase codes for MRIAVPNKGRLHDPTIDLLERAGLHLVDGADRKLYAETVDPDVTVLFARAADIPEYVADGAAAVGVTGLDMQRESGTDLVDLLDLGFGQCRLVLAAPEDDAVESVADLDGGTVATEFPRITREFFAERGVEVSVAEVSGATELTPHVDIADAIVDITSTGTTLRMNRLGVVSEVMASSVRLFAHPDAVESEKVRQVRTALESVLAAAGKRYLMMNVPRDRLDNVKAVIPGLGGPTVMDIAGDDMLAVHVVVDERDVFETISKLREQGASGILVTEIERLVE; via the coding sequence ATGCGAATCGCCGTGCCCAACAAGGGCCGCCTGCACGACCCGACCATCGACCTCCTCGAACGCGCCGGCCTCCACCTCGTCGACGGCGCGGACCGGAAACTGTACGCCGAGACGGTCGACCCCGACGTCACCGTCCTCTTCGCGCGCGCCGCCGACATCCCGGAGTACGTCGCCGACGGTGCCGCAGCCGTCGGCGTCACGGGTCTCGACATGCAGCGCGAGTCCGGCACGGACCTCGTCGACCTGCTGGACCTCGGGTTCGGCCAGTGCCGCCTCGTCCTCGCCGCCCCCGAGGACGACGCCGTCGAGTCGGTCGCCGACCTCGACGGGGGCACCGTCGCCACCGAGTTCCCCCGCATCACCCGCGAGTTCTTCGCCGAGCGCGGCGTCGAGGTGTCGGTCGCGGAGGTCTCCGGGGCGACGGAGCTCACCCCCCACGTCGACATCGCCGACGCCATCGTCGACATCACGAGCACGGGGACGACCCTCCGGATGAACCGACTCGGTGTCGTCAGCGAGGTGATGGCCAGTTCCGTCCGCCTGTTCGCCCACCCCGACGCCGTCGAGAGCGAGAAGGTCCGGCAGGTCCGCACCGCCCTCGAGTCGGTGCTCGCCGCCGCCGGCAAGCGCTACCTGATGATGAACGTCCCCCGCGACCGCCTCGACAACGTGAAGGCGGTCATCCCCGGTCTCGGCGGGCCGACGGTGATGGACATCGCCGGCGACGACATGCTCGCGGTCCACGTCGTCGTCGACGAGCGCGACGTCTTCGAGACCATCTCGAAGCTCCGCGAGCAGGGCGCGAGCGGCATCCTCGTGACCGAAATCGAACGTCTCGTGGAGTGA
- a CDS encoding DUF7473 family protein, giving the protein MTLSGAVGAPVLQDVVPTAGGPLAVLGTFVVLTLLFALTAHIAARYVLGDVPYSRALLVGPVPAGVTLLLQQYPTWAMILVGLVGDFLAIRLVYRVRAKLGTLITVVHYAVTVILSLTVTNLLFILSSAPG; this is encoded by the coding sequence ATGACACTTTCTGGTGCGGTCGGCGCGCCGGTACTCCAGGACGTAGTGCCGACCGCGGGCGGCCCGCTCGCGGTGCTGGGGACGTTCGTCGTCCTCACCCTCCTGTTCGCGCTCACCGCCCACATCGCCGCCCGGTACGTCCTCGGCGACGTCCCGTACTCGCGGGCGCTGCTGGTCGGTCCCGTCCCCGCGGGAGTGACGCTCCTGCTCCAGCAGTACCCCACGTGGGCGATGATACTCGTCGGACTGGTCGGCGACTTCCTCGCCATCCGCCTCGTCTACCGCGTCCGGGCGAAACTCGGGACGCTCATCACCGTCGTCCACTACGCCGTGACGGTCATCCTGAGCCTCACCGTCACGAACCTGCTGTTCATCCTGTCGAGCGCACCCGGGTGA
- a CDS encoding TATA-box-binding protein, with protein sequence MTDPKETINIENVVASTGIGQELDLQSVAMDLEGADYDPEQFPGLVYRTQEPKSAALIFRSGKIVCTGAKSTDDVHESLRIVFDKLRDLEIQVDEDPEIVVQNIVTSADLGRTLNLNAIAIGLGLENIEYEPEQFPGLVYRLDDPDVVALLFGSGKLVITGGKQPVDAEHAVDKIVSRLEDLGLLE encoded by the coding sequence ATGACCGACCCCAAGGAAACCATCAACATCGAGAACGTGGTGGCCTCGACCGGCATCGGCCAGGAGCTGGACCTTCAGAGCGTCGCGATGGACCTCGAAGGGGCCGATTACGACCCCGAGCAGTTCCCCGGCCTCGTCTACCGGACCCAGGAGCCGAAGTCCGCCGCGCTCATCTTCCGGTCGGGGAAAATCGTCTGTACGGGGGCGAAGAGCACCGACGACGTCCACGAGAGCCTCCGCATCGTCTTCGACAAGCTCCGCGACCTCGAGATTCAGGTCGACGAGGACCCCGAAATCGTCGTCCAGAACATCGTCACGAGCGCCGACCTCGGGCGCACGCTCAACCTCAACGCCATCGCCATCGGGCTCGGTCTGGAGAACATCGAGTACGAGCCGGAGCAGTTCCCCGGCCTCGTCTACCGCCTCGACGACCCCGACGTGGTCGCGCTGCTGTTCGGTTCCGGGAAGCTGGTCATCACGGGGGGGAAACAGCCCGTCGACGCCGAACATGCCGTCGACAAGATCGTCTCGCGTCTCGAGGACCTCGGCCTGCTCGAGTAA
- a CDS encoding methyltransferase domain-containing protein translates to MYLLELVGEDDAFARAEAASACSDVRSLAPALATARGCADRVASLAYTRRVCDLVGTTDASVESARALLDAAGIDREGTVAVRASALRGCEVDTRRAERELGSVLVARGFAVDLDAPDHELRAYFAGDTCALGWLAVETPRDFSARRPTDRPFFQPGSMDPMFARALVNLAGARPGTRLLDPMCGTGGVLVEAGLVGADVLGLDAQAKMTRGARENLAHYLGADRARTLQGDATHLPLRDDSVDAVVFDAPYGRQSKVVGGLDELVGEALAEARRVAPRCVLVADRSWCEAAETAGWAVEARFSRRVHRSLDRHVLVLSRDAP, encoded by the coding sequence GTGTACCTGCTCGAACTCGTCGGCGAGGACGACGCCTTCGCGCGCGCCGAGGCCGCGAGCGCCTGCTCCGACGTCCGGTCGCTCGCGCCCGCCCTCGCCACCGCCCGGGGCTGTGCCGACCGGGTCGCGTCGCTCGCGTACACCCGCCGGGTCTGTGACCTCGTCGGGACGACCGACGCGAGCGTCGAGAGCGCCCGCGCCCTGCTCGACGCCGCCGGCATCGACAGGGAGGGGACGGTCGCCGTCCGCGCGAGCGCGCTCCGGGGGTGCGAGGTGGACACCCGGCGCGCCGAGCGCGAACTCGGGAGCGTCCTCGTCGCCCGCGGGTTCGCCGTCGACCTCGACGCCCCCGACCACGAACTCCGGGCGTACTTCGCGGGCGACACCTGCGCGCTGGGGTGGCTCGCGGTCGAGACGCCCCGCGACTTCAGCGCCCGGCGCCCCACCGACCGCCCCTTCTTCCAGCCGGGGAGCATGGACCCGATGTTCGCCCGGGCGCTGGTCAACCTCGCCGGCGCTCGCCCCGGGACTCGCCTCCTCGACCCGATGTGCGGCACCGGCGGCGTCCTCGTCGAGGCGGGACTCGTCGGCGCCGACGTCCTCGGCCTCGACGCTCAGGCGAAGATGACCCGCGGTGCCCGCGAGAACCTGGCGCACTACCTCGGCGCCGACCGCGCCCGGACCCTTCAGGGGGACGCCACGCACCTCCCCCTCCGCGACGACAGCGTCGACGCCGTCGTCTTCGACGCCCCCTACGGTCGGCAGTCGAAGGTCGTCGGCGGCCTCGACGAACTGGTCGGCGAGGCCCTCGCCGAGGCGCGCCGGGTCGCCCCGCGATGCGTCCTCGTCGCCGACCGCTCCTGGTGCGAGGCGGCCGAGACCGCCGGCTGGGCCGTCGAGGCGCGCTTCAGCCGTCGGGTCCACCGCTCGCTCGACCGCCACGTGCTCGTCCTCTCTCGCGACGCTCCCTGA
- a CDS encoding rubrerythrin-like domain-containing protein: protein MSSDQPYYECQGCLKRYRTDDHGRRCPGCGGYLRNLAVPRNE, encoded by the coding sequence ATGAGCAGTGACCAGCCCTACTACGAGTGTCAGGGGTGCCTGAAGCGCTACCGGACCGACGACCACGGCCGGCGCTGTCCGGGCTGTGGCGGCTACCTGCGGAACCTCGCGGTCCCGCGAAACGAGTAA
- a CDS encoding AAA family ATPase, which translates to MDGPLWTETHAPTLEELPQAEVRDAVGRAVDEPMNLVCYGPQGAGKTAAVRALAREAHDDTDNDLVELNVDDFFSRTKTEVKNDPRFASFLVGRSRMSKRDMIHHVLKESAAYAPVSGSYKTLLLDNAETIREDFQQALRRVMERHHRTTQFVIATRQPSKLIPPLRSRCFSVPVRAPTHDEVVSVLRTVVEREDVEHDDDGLEYVAGYANGDLRRAILAAQTTAETADAVTMNAAYEALGDVGLTGTVEEMLADAEAGEFSAARNTLDTLLVDEGYSGQEILSDVLRVARSRHSGAELARLHRLAGEVDLDLAEGASDRIHLAHLLAELGRSA; encoded by the coding sequence ATGGACGGCCCGCTGTGGACCGAGACGCACGCGCCGACGCTCGAGGAGCTCCCGCAGGCGGAGGTGCGCGACGCGGTCGGGCGGGCGGTCGACGAGCCGATGAACCTCGTGTGCTACGGGCCGCAGGGCGCCGGCAAGACCGCCGCCGTCCGCGCGCTGGCGCGGGAGGCCCACGACGACACGGACAACGACCTCGTCGAGTTGAACGTCGACGACTTCTTCTCCCGGACGAAGACGGAGGTGAAGAACGACCCGCGCTTCGCGTCGTTCCTCGTCGGGCGCTCGCGCATGTCGAAGCGCGACATGATACACCACGTCCTCAAGGAGTCGGCGGCCTACGCGCCCGTCTCGGGGTCGTACAAGACCCTCCTGCTCGACAACGCGGAGACCATCCGCGAGGACTTCCAGCAGGCGCTGCGCCGGGTGATGGAGCGCCACCACCGCACCACGCAGTTCGTCATCGCCACCCGTCAACCCTCGAAGCTCATCCCGCCGCTCCGCTCGCGCTGTTTCAGCGTCCCCGTGCGGGCGCCGACGCACGACGAGGTGGTGTCGGTGCTCCGGACCGTCGTCGAGCGCGAGGACGTCGAGCACGACGACGACGGCCTGGAGTACGTCGCGGGCTACGCGAACGGCGACCTCAGGCGGGCGATACTCGCGGCGCAGACGACCGCCGAGACGGCGGACGCGGTGACGATGAACGCGGCCTACGAGGCCCTCGGCGACGTCGGCCTCACGGGGACCGTCGAGGAGATGCTCGCCGACGCCGAGGCGGGCGAGTTCTCCGCGGCTCGGAACACGCTCGACACCCTCCTCGTCGACGAGGGCTACAGCGGGCAGGAGATACTGAGCGACGTGCTGCGGGTCGCCCGCTCCCGGCACTCGGGAGCGGAGCTCGCGCGCCTGCACCGCCTCGCCGGCGAGGTCGACCTCGACCTCGCGGAGGGGGCGAGCGACCGCATCCACCTCGCGCACCTGCTCGCCGAACTCGGACGCTCGGCCTGA
- a CDS encoding SHOCT domain-containing protein yields MSPLSERTRETVVEVAVFVIFGLGFLDLFLGVVPGVPFYVVWVVGFAVVLPLLAILLEDDDRADEAMLDDLDRSMSRLGRDLERAADPWSARRRRETHRTVDDDGDPPLTDAVETLRSRYARGDLTDAQFERKLDRLLETESPESAAEWRSRERRRGHEPPREREFEDA; encoded by the coding sequence ATGAGTCCCCTCAGCGAGCGGACGCGGGAGACGGTCGTCGAGGTGGCGGTCTTCGTCATCTTCGGTCTCGGGTTCCTCGACCTCTTCCTCGGAGTCGTCCCCGGCGTCCCCTTCTACGTCGTCTGGGTCGTCGGGTTCGCCGTCGTCCTCCCCCTCCTCGCGATTCTCCTCGAGGACGACGACCGAGCAGACGAGGCGATGCTCGACGACCTCGACCGGAGCATGTCGCGCCTGGGTCGCGACCTCGAACGCGCGGCCGACCCGTGGAGCGCCCGCCGGCGCCGCGAGACGCACCGCACGGTCGACGACGACGGCGACCCCCCGCTCACGGACGCCGTCGAGACGCTCCGGTCGCGGTACGCCCGCGGCGACCTCACCGACGCGCAGTTCGAGCGGAAACTCGACCGTCTCCTCGAGACCGAGAGCCCGGAGTCGGCGGCGGAGTGGCGGAGCCGAGAGCGGAGGCGCGGGCACGAGCCCCCTCGGGAGCGCGAGTTCGAGGACGCCTGA